The Thermotoga sp. SG1 genome includes a window with the following:
- the murG gene encoding undecaprenyldiphospho-muramoylpentapeptide beta-N-acetylglucosaminyltransferase, whose protein sequence is MIRVAAAGGGTGGHLYPLLAILETLSRDVEAKVLFFAVRGKIDEKVVKQQHPEYEVVTLDVRGFFRPLYHPKNFWRGAKVVNAILKVKKELHRFKPDVIVLTGGYVSGVVGLAAKNMGVPIFLHEQNVVPGLAVKTVAKYARKIFVSFERTREFMTEWEDRVVFTGCPVRETKEEVNLEDFVLVLGGSLGSDLINSLMEEVYRRISRVRFVHSTGSQRWAERLSVFPNVTAHPYIENMSSFWKKAHASISRAGASTIGEMIYYGVPGVLIPWEGSAESHQLENALEAERLGYAIVVREKEATPQKIIEAIDKTMKKGKIEKMKENPATIISREILGEIR, encoded by the coding sequence ATGATACGGGTGGCAGCCGCCGGTGGAGGTACGGGCGGGCATCTTTACCCTTTGCTTGCCATACTCGAAACACTCTCCAGAGATGTGGAAGCAAAAGTTTTGTTCTTTGCCGTGAGGGGAAAGATAGACGAAAAAGTCGTGAAACAGCAACATCCAGAGTACGAGGTAGTCACCCTGGACGTTAGAGGCTTCTTCAGGCCACTCTACCATCCAAAGAACTTCTGGCGGGGCGCGAAGGTGGTCAACGCGATTTTGAAAGTAAAAAAAGAACTTCACCGGTTCAAACCCGATGTGATTGTTCTCACCGGTGGATACGTTTCAGGAGTTGTGGGACTTGCGGCAAAAAACATGGGAGTTCCCATCTTCTTGCACGAGCAGAACGTGGTACCCGGTCTTGCGGTGAAAACTGTGGCAAAGTACGCTAGAAAGATATTCGTCTCTTTCGAGAGAACAAGAGAGTTCATGACAGAGTGGGAGGACAGGGTCGTCTTCACAGGATGTCCTGTGAGAGAAACAAAAGAGGAGGTAAATCTGGAAGACTTTGTCCTTGTTCTTGGTGGAAGTTTGGGGAGTGACCTGATAAACAGCCTGATGGAGGAAGTGTACCGCAGGATCTCCCGTGTTCGTTTTGTCCACTCTACGGGATCTCAGAGATGGGCAGAAAGGCTCTCTGTGTTTCCGAACGTCACGGCGCATCCTTACATAGAAAACATGTCTTCTTTCTGGAAAAAGGCACACGCGTCCATCTCCAGAGCGGGTGCGAGCACGATAGGTGAAATGATCTACTACGGAGTGCCCGGTGTTCTCATACCCTGGGAAGGTTCGGCAGAATCACACCAGCTCGAAAATGCCCTGGAAGCTGAAAGGCTCGGTTATGCGATCGTTGTGAGGGAAAAGGAAGCCACTCCTCAGAAGATAATTGAGGCTATTGATAAAACAATGAAAAAAGGTAAAATAGAGAAGATGAAGGAAAACCCTGCAACGATAATCTCGAGAGAAATACTGGGGGAGATAAGGTGA